The following DNA comes from Cenarchaeum symbiont of Oopsacas minuta.
GTAGCAACTCTATTTTGTAGTTTTTTCTGCTTAAAAATATCGAGTTTACGTAGTTCATCTCTATTTGAAATGTCGTTGTGCACCTCTTCCAACATCAAAGTACCAAAGCTGTCCACTCTTACACTATGTTGCTTGGCTTTTAATAATTCAACCAATTTTTTGACAAGCGTGGTTTTTCCCACTCCAGGAATTCCAACTATGATTATTTTTTTATTTTCTGCCAAGCAGTGCACCTAACCTAGGCATGACCACTTCCACTTGCTCTCTCACAAGCTGGTTGTAGTAATTGATCAATATATCAACCATCAAGAGTACGCCAATGCCACTACCAAATACTCCTAGCACGTCAGAGAAACCTGCCAAGGCTCCAAGTATAATTGAACCAATTATAGTAACTGCTGGAATGTACTTGTTCAACAAAACTTCTATTGGTTGTTTTGAGCGTCTGAATCCTGGAATTTGTACATCTGCATCAAGTAGGTTTTTTGCCGCACTCTTTGGCGAGAGTCCTCCAAGTTCCACCCAAAGCCTACCAAAGATTACCACTATGCCAATCATAAAGAGTACATAGAGAACTGCACGTATTGGATCCTGTGCAGCTACGTCCAATCCTCTCGGCGGAGTGATATAATATATGATTCCACCTATGGGTGTCGACGGACTAGTAGGATCAAACTGTCCTATAATGTTCATAAACGGACTAGCGTTTCGCAGATTAAAGTTTGCCCACAAAAGTTGTCCCAAAAAGACAGCGTTTGCAGTAAGCGCAGATGCTAAAATTACAGGTATATTTGAGACGTACATTAGTTTTATCGGATACACTGCTGAAAATCCTCTGTATTTGGTGGATACGAGTGGTATCTCTACTTTCATTCCCTGTACATATACTAGTATCAACAAAACACCAGCTGTAATACACAGTCCAAATATGCTTGGTAGTTGGTTAAATCTGAAAAATACGTTTGAGAGATCGCCTCCAAGTATCGACTGTCCAATGTACGGAATTATTCCCACTGTCCCACCATCTCCGGCAGGTAGTGGACTGAACATACTCCAAAGTATCTGCTGCGCTACGCCAGCCATGATAAACAAGCTTATTCCACTTCCAAGACCCCATCCTTTTTGGATAAGCTCGTCAAGGAACATGATTATGACAGAGGCGGCCATCAGTTGACCTACCAATATATACAGAATGGTCGGATCTGTAATGTTTGGACCATATACGGCTATGCCGTATACGATAGATTCACCTACTATGACAACATATGTTACCAGTTTTGTGGCAGTCTGAAATATTGCCCTCTCATTTGGTTTTTTAAAATCAAATTTTAGTATATCCGAGCCCCTCAAAAGTTGCATAAGCAGGCCAGATGTTACTATTGGTCCTATACCAAGCTCTACAAGTGTGCCTTGTTGTGATGCAAAGATGACTCTTGCAAACTCTAAAAAGTCAAATTCTGGCGTTGTTGCGCCAAACAACGGAGTCTGACTCATTACCATGTATATGAGTAATGCAAGAGCAGACCATACAAGGCGCATCTGGAGTGAGAGTTTTTTTTTCGGCTTTGGTACCTGTGGAAGATACGGTTCTGCTACCGAGACTAGTTTGCGTATATAGGTAGTAGCAGTTCCTTCAGTCATTCTTTGGTCGAAACCTCTTTGGGCACAGCCAAAGGCATTACTGTTACATCTCCACCGATTTTTTCAAGTTTTGCTTTGGCAGATTTTGTACAACGTCTCACCTTTACAGAATATGCACCAAAAGTAGAACCTCCACCCAACAGCTTGTCATAACCGGCTGCGGTCAGATCTATTGTTTTTTTACCGTCTTTATCTTTTCCTATTTTTGCATATATATCATCAAGATCTCTCACACATGCCCAAGATTTTACTAGATTAAGGTTGCGTGGCGTGTGTGTTGATTCATGTCCAAAATGATCTGGATCATCACGCAACATTGAGCTAAAATGATGTTTCAGCATTCCCGAAGATCCCAATCCGCCTCTATGTCCGCTTGCACGATGTTGTCCAACCTGTCCCCAGCCGCACGTACGCGAACCACGATTCTTTCTAGTTTTTCTATATCTAGTAGCCATTTGCCTTACATCATATTCCTAACTATATCAGTCAATTCTTTGTTGTGTCCAAGTATACCTTTTTGTGTGTATAGTCGTTTTGTACTAGATTTGAATCCATGGCGTGGTGGATCCAATGCAAACCAAGGCTTTAGTGCCTTTATTTTTGACATTGAAACTTTACCTTTTGCAATAGATGATGCCATCTCATCTATATCTTTGAATCCCATGTCAACTATATCTGCAGATTCAATCTTTCGGTATCCTGACTTTCGACCTTTTTTATCCAAGAGTTGTTTGGTAATATCAACATCTGCCTCTTGCCAACAAATATAGTGTTTTACCTTGTCTAGCATGCCAAGAGTATTTACTTGAGTCTGTAGTATGGTTGCACGGTATTTTTTGTCTAATCTTAATAGTTCCAAAGTAGTGCGTGCCCAATATGGCACGTCAACTTGACCCTTTATTCGTACTACAAGATATGATTTTGCCATATTCACATCAACCTTGACTGAACGTTTGCCTCAAACATTCAAGTACGGCATTTGCAGTAGAGTTCATGGTAGGCGTGGAGCCTTTTGCCGTAGTATATGCATCCTTTAATCCTGCAAGCTCTAATAGACGACGTATCTTTCCTCCAGCTACTAGACCTAATCCACGTGGTGCTGGAAGTATTTCTACTACGACACTACCTCCTTTGCCACGCACTTTGAATGGTACAGAGTGTTTTTGAGTGCATTTACATTCCCAGCTGCCGCATCCTAACTTTATCGGACTGACATTGATGTATGCTTGGTTTGTCGCCTTTTCTATCGCTATACGTATCTGTTTTGACTTGCCTTGTCCTATTCCTAACCAGCCGTTCTCATTACCGGCTGCAACAATTGCACGGAATTTTGTAGACTGACCATTTGCTGTCATTTTTTGTATCATGCTCACATCTATAACCTCGGTCTTCAAATCAGGTAAAAGTTTTTTGATAATTCCAGATTCTTGTATGCGAGCACCGCTCTCCAATATGGGTTCAATATGGTCAATCTCTCCAGATGAAACTTTTTTTCCGAGTATGGTTTTAGGTATCCATGGAGCTTCTGCACGCGGTTCACGACGTTTGCGCACCTTGTCTGATGGACCAGAATGATTTGTCCTTGGAGGAGGCTTGCTTTTTGTCTGAGTTGCATAGCTCAATTATTTTACATCTCCGTCAATTGTAGATTTCATGCTAGTAATGTCGTTTTTTACGGTAAGAAATTTCCCCTCTATGCGTTCTTTTGATGGAAACGTCTCTGAGTTTGCCGGAACATGTAGGCCAGCATCGACTAGACCATTTAGTGCAGCAGCCATCCTTTGGGTGTATCTACGTGTGCCACTATACATCAAGGCAGATTTTGCTCCTTTTGATATGGCTTTTTTTCCAGCAAGATATCCGATTAGATATGAAGCAGGTATACTTTTGCGTGATCCTTTCCAGCCTTTTGATGTAAGATAATGTGAATGTGCCGAAGCAATTACCTTGTCTCCAGTTATGTTTGGGGTCAAAATTTGTACTTGGGTATTTTCGTTTGTGATTACAACTGTGATAAAGTCACGTTTTCCCATAAGCATTATACCTCGCTTTTTATAGTTGGTTTTTTCTGCCCTCTGTCGTCTAAGTATCTTAGAATAAGCCATCTAACGCTCAACCTTCAATATGCTCTTATAAACCTTAGATGGCAGAGGCGCCAGTTAGATACAACAGTAGAGCTTTTTGAGTATGCAATCTGTTTTCAGTCTCATCCCATACTACGGATCTTTTGCCATCTATGACAAGAGCTTCAACCTCCCTTCCACGCTTTGCTGGAAGACAGTGCATGAATATTGCATCTTTTGAGGCTTTTGACATCAATGATCTTCCAACCCTGTATTTTGGAACAAATGCCTTTGTTTTCTTTGACGAATTTTGATCATGTATGGAGGTAAATGTGTCGGTGACTACAACGTCAGCATCTTTTACTGCCTTTGCTGGATCTGTCATTATGTTGACTGTTGTTGATTTTGAAGCATCGCGTACGACGTTTGCGTCAGGCGCATATCCTTTTGGTGAAGCAACTGTAATTTTCATGCCTGTTTTTGCACATCCATATAGCCAAGAGTTACACACATTGTTTCCATCTCCAATCCAAGCCACTTTTAGTCCATCTAGTTTCTTCTTTTTTTCATGTACTGTGAGCAGATCTGCCAATATTTGACATGGATGAAAAGAGTTTGAGAGTCCGTTTATTACTGGTATAGATGAATATTTTGCTAGTTCAACCACTGTACGATGATCAAATACTCTAGCCATTAGTATATCAGCATATCTTGATAATGTCCTTGCCGTATCCGCGTGCGATTCACCGCGCGATAGTTGCATGGAATCTGAAGAGAGGATAACAGAATTTCCTCCTAGTTGGTACATTCCAACTTCAAAACTGACCCTTGTACGAGTTGATGGTTTTTCAAATATCATTGCCAATGTTTTTCCCTTTAATGGCATACTAGTCATGGCACGGCGTTTTTTTAGACTAGATGCTAATGAGATTATTCCCATAGTCTCTTTTGCAGATAGTTCATCAAATGTAAGAAAGTCTTTTTTTGTCATTTCTTACGCCAACCAAACATCGAGTGTTTTTTAGTTTTATGTATATCGGGCTTGCCTTTTTTTATCCAATCTCGTATCTTCTCTGCCATATATGCAGCATCTGTATCGTTCTCTGGTGGAGTTTCATCGTATAGATCTGAATATGTTTTAATATCATCGTCTGTTATCCCTTCAAACGGATCATGACCGTCAGTTTGTTTTTTCTGATCTGCATCAGATTTAAGTTTTGATTCCATGGTAGATTGTATCGTCTCTGAGATTTGTGTTTTAGTTTGAATTTTTGAGTTTGGTATAGATTCAGATTTTGTATCTAAATTTTCCAAAACCGGTTTTTTCTCTTTTAGAGTCTGTGTCAAGGTATCACCAAAGACAGATTTTACAAATACGTTCTTGTTAAATGGTTCAAGGTCTTCATACTCTTGACCTGTTCCAATATACATAATTGGTGTAGAGGTTGCTGCTATAATTGATAGTGCAGCTCCACCACGTGAATCTGCGTCGGTCTTTGTAAGTATGGAAGCGTCAAAATTTGTATACTTGTAAAACTCTCGAGCTTGATTTATTGTATCGTTGCCTGCCAACGAATCTCCTACGAATATTTTAAAATCAGGTTTTACCACATTTGTTATTTTTTCAATCTGTGCCATAAGGTTTTGGCTTGTCTGCATACGCCCTGCAGTATCTATCAGTACGCAGTCCACTTTGTGGGATTTTGCATACAAAACAGCATCTCGTGCTACTGCAGCCGGATCGGACCCATAGTTTTGTGCCACGAGTTTCACTCCAAGACGGTTTGTGTGTTCACGTATCTGCTCTATCGCCCCAGCTCTAAACGTATCAGCTGCAGCTATGACGACGGAGATTTTTTGTTCTTTTAGCATATGTGCCATCTTTGAGAGCGTGGTAGTTTTACCAGTTCCATTTATTCCTAAAAATAATACAAGATATGGCTCTTGAAATTTATCACGTTTTTTTTCAATGTTTGCAACTAGCTCGCATGTTCCAGCATTATCAAACATCTCTGATACGGTCGTTACAAGTCCTTTACGAATGTGTTCGATCATGTGTTTTTTTTCCACATTAGATCCGATCATGGATTCTTGTAATCTTGATTTTATTAATTCTACAGCTTCCACTGCAACATCTGCATCCATCAAGGCAAACTCTAGATCAGATATAGCAGAATCTACATCCTGCTCTTTTAATTCTCGCTCCCCTAAACTTTTAACTGCCGTAGCAAATGCAGATTTTAGTTTTTCAAACATTGGTTTTCGCCGAAGGCTTTGCTG
Coding sequences within:
- a CDS encoding preprotein translocase subunit SecY, with protein sequence MTEGTATTYIRKLVSVAEPYLPQVPKPKKKLSLQMRLVWSALALLIYMVMSQTPLFGATTPEFDFLEFARVIFASQQGTLVELGIGPIVTSGLLMQLLRGSDILKFDFKKPNERAIFQTATKLVTYVVIVGESIVYGIAVYGPNITDPTILYILVGQLMAASVIIMFLDELIQKGWGLGSGISLFIMAGVAQQILWSMFSPLPAGDGGTVGIIPYIGQSILGGDLSNVFFRFNQLPSIFGLCITAGVLLILVYVQGMKVEIPLVSTKYRGFSAVYPIKLMYVSNIPVILASALTANAVFLGQLLWANFNLRNASPFMNIIGQFDPTSPSTPIGGIIYYITPPRGLDVAAQDPIRAVLYVLFMIGIVVIFGRLWVELGGLSPKSAAKNLLDADVQIPGFRRSKQPIEVLLNKYIPAVTIIGSIILGALAGFSDVLGVFGSGIGVLLMVDILINYYNQLVREQVEVVMPRLGALLGRK
- a CDS encoding ribosomal protein L15; the protein is MATRYRKTRKNRGSRTCGWGQVGQHRASGHRGGLGSSGMLKHHFSSMLRDDPDHFGHESTHTPRNLNLVKSWACVRDLDDIYAKIGKDKDGKKTIDLTAAGYDKLLGGGSTFGAYSVKVRRCTKSAKAKLEKIGGDVTVMPLAVPKEVSTKE
- a CDS encoding ribosomal protein L30P, giving the protein MNMAKSYLVVRIKGQVDVPYWARTTLELLRLDKKYRATILQTQVNTLGMLDKVKHYICWQEADVDITKQLLDKKGRKSGYRKIESADIVDMGFKDIDEMASSIAKGKVSMSKIKALKPWFALDPPRHGFKSSTKRLYTQKGILGHNKELTDIVRNMM
- a CDS encoding ribosomal protein S5 gives rise to the protein MSYATQTKSKPPPRTNHSGPSDKVRKRREPRAEAPWIPKTILGKKVSSGEIDHIEPILESGARIQESGIIKKLLPDLKTEVIDVSMIQKMTANGQSTKFRAIVAAGNENGWLGIGQGKSKQIRIAIEKATNQAYINVSPIKLGCGSWECKCTQKHSVPFKVRGKGGSVVVEILPAPRGLGLVAGGKIRRLLELAGLKDAYTTAKGSTPTMNSTANAVLECLRQTFSQG
- a CDS encoding ribosomal protein L18P, which translates into the protein MAYSKILRRQRAEKTNYKKRGIMLMGKRDFITVVITNENTQVQILTPNITGDKVIASAHSHYLTSKGWKGSRKSIPASYLIGYLAGKKAISKGAKSALMYSGTRRYTQRMAAALNGLVDAGLHVPANSETFPSKERIEGKFLTVKNDITSMKSTIDGDVK
- a CDS encoding ornithine carbamoyltransferase, with translation MTKKDFLTFDELSAKETMGIISLASSLKKRRAMTSMPLKGKTLAMIFEKPSTRTRVSFEVGMYQLGGNSVILSSDSMQLSRGESHADTARTLSRYADILMARVFDHRTVVELAKYSSIPVINGLSNSFHPCQILADLLTVHEKKKKLDGLKVAWIGDGNNVCNSWLYGCAKTGMKITVASPKGYAPDANVVRDASKSTTVNIMTDPAKAVKDADVVVTDTFTSIHDQNSSKKTKAFVPKYRVGRSLMSKASKDAIFMHCLPAKRGREVEALVIDGKRSVVWDETENRLHTQKALLLYLTGASAI
- a CDS encoding signal recognition particle-docking protein, translating into MFEKLKSAFATAVKSLGERELKEQDVDSAISDLEFALMDADVAVEAVELIKSRLQESMIGSNVEKKHMIEHIRKGLVTTVSEMFDNAGTCELVANIEKKRDKFQEPYLVLFLGINGTGKTTTLSKMAHMLKEQKISVVIAAADTFRAGAIEQIREHTNRLGVKLVAQNYGSDPAAVARDAVLYAKSHKVDCVLIDTAGRMQTSQNLMAQIEKITNVVKPDFKIFVGDSLAGNDTINQAREFYKYTNFDASILTKTDADSRGGAALSIIAATSTPIMYIGTGQEYEDLEPFNKNVFVKSVFGDTLTQTLKEKKPVLENLDTKSESIPNSKIQTKTQISETIQSTMESKLKSDADQKKQTDGHDPFEGITDDDIKTYSDLYDETPPENDTDAAYMAEKIRDWIKKGKPDIHKTKKHSMFGWRKK